The genomic segment GTTGAACCATTCCTCGGCCTGCTGTGGGGTGCCGTCGGCGGTGAGCCACTGCCGGCGCGCCACCAGGCTGAACGCGGCCACGGCTTTGCCCTCCGGCGTGTAGCGAAGCTCTGGGTCCCGTCCCAGGTCGCCCACCACGATGACCTTGTTCAATCCTCGCGCCACGGCTGTCTCCTCAGGAAAGCGGGAAAATGCCCAGCGGTCTGAAGAGGGGCCTCATCTCATTCCTCGTCTAGGCGGACGATGAGATGACGGATGACGTTTTCCGAGATGAGCAGGTCGCGGTCGAGCTGTTTCACCGCTTCGGCGGGCATCTGCATCTGGACGACGACGTAGTGGCCTTCGCGGAACTTCTTGATGGGGTAGGCCAACTTGCGCTTGCCCCAGACCGAGAGCTTGGTCACTTCGCCGCCGTAGCCGGCGATGCGCTTGGTGACCGTGTCGATCTGAGCCTGCACCTTCTCGTCGTCCTGCTGTGGGGCGACAATGAACACCAGCTCATAGGGTCGCATTCCGTCTCGCTTCCTCCTTTCTTTGGGTTTGCCTCCGGTCAAATCGCTCGCGGCGACGGCCAGAGGCAGAAAGAACGAGGGAGTCCCGTTCCGCTCCCTCGTCGAGACGATCGCTTTATACCACAAAGCGCACAGAATGGCAAAAATATGAGAGCCTTGGAAAAGTTATACCGCACGGTACTCCAGGTGCGGGTCAAACCTGTCGCGCGCCAGGGGACAGGATCAGACCGCGAAGCGGATGTGGATGACATCACCGTCCTGCACGATGTAGTCCCGGCCTTCCATACGCACCCAGCCGGCGGCGCGGGCTTCCTGCCAGGAGCCGGCCTCCACCAGCTTGTCCCAGGGGATGACGTCCGCCCGGATAAAGCCGCGCTGCATGTCGGTGTGGATCTTGCCGGCGGCATCCCAGACCGTCAGGCCGGCGCGCAGGGGCCAGGCGCGCACCTCTTCGGTGCCGGTAGCGGTGAAGAAGGTGATGAGGTTCAGCAGGCGGTAGCCGGCCAGGGCGAGTTGGTGCAGTCCCGAGCGCTCCAGCCCCAGCGCCTGGCGGAATTCCTCCGCTTCCGCCGGCTCCATTTGGGCCAGCTCCGCCTCCAGCTCCGCACAGATGACCACTACCGGGATGTTCTCCTGCGCGGCGCGCTGACGCACCCGCTCGGCCAGCGGGCCGCCGTCCGGCAGGGCGTCTTCCCCCACGTTGGCGACCCAGAGCTGGGGTTTGGCGCTCAGCAGGAACAGTTCCTGGAGCCAGAGGCTCTCTTGTTCGCCGCAGGGGAAGCGGTCGGCGCGCTGGCCGGCGTTCAAGTGCTCTCGCAGGGCCTGCAGGAAAGCGAGCTGGGGCGCGTAGGCCTTGGGGTCGGCCTTGGCCGCTGAGCGCACCCGTTCGATGCGGCGGTCCACGCTCTGGATATCCGCCAGGATGAGTTCGGAATTGACCGTTTCCATATCCAGCAGGGGGTCAATCTCGCCGAACTGGTGTGGGATATCGGGGTCCTCGAAACAGCGCAGGACGAGGGCAATGGCATCCACGTTGCGGATGTGGCCCAGGAATTGGTTGCCCAAGCCCTCGCCGCGCGAGGCACCTTTGACCAGGCCGGCGATGTCCACGAACTCGATAGCGGCCGGCACAACGCGCTTGGGACGGACCACGCCGGCCACGCGGTGCAGTCGTTCGTCCGGCACCTCGGCAACGCCCACGTTGGGGTCAATGGTGGTGAAGGGGTAGCTGGCGACGGCGGCCTGGGCGCGCGTCAGGGCATTGAAGAGCGTGGATTTGCCCACATTGGGAAGGCCCACAATACCGATCTGGAGTGACACGTTTTCTGATATCCTTTCCGCAGGGCTTCCGGGATGATGTGAACGTTAGCGCGATGGCCGGCTGATCGGACGCGGCGGAGCAGGGGGATGGCTGGCCGGCGGCGCCGGCTCGCGCGCCGGCGAAGGTGTCCCAGCGGGATGCAGGAAGGTCGTCTCTTCCAGGACATCGGCCAGCCGGCGGTCCTTGGGGATGGCCAGGTAGAAGATGCTCCCGACGCCGACCTCGCTTTCCACCCACACCTGTCCGCCGTGCTGTTCTGCCACTTCTTTTACCAGGGCCAGGCCGAGGCCGGTGCCGTGGATGTGCAGGGTCTCGCGCCGGCGCACTCGGTAGAATTTCTCGAAGATGCGCCGGCGGTCGGCCTGCGAAATGCCGATGCCCGAGTCCGCCACCTTGATCACCACCGCAGAAGCCATTTCCTGCACGGAGACCTTCACCCAGCCGGGCGCCATGGTGTACTTGATGGCGTTATCAATGAGGTTGCGGACAGCGCGCTTGAGCCGGTCCGGGTCGCCGATGACCATAGGCGCGTCGGCCGGCAGTTCCACCAAGAAGCTCAACCCCTTGCCCTCGGCGTACGTGCGCATGTTCTCGGCGACCTCGCTCACCAGGGTGACGAGCTGGACAGGGGTCATGGTCATGCCGATCTTATTGGAGACCTCCGCCAGCTCGGTCAGTTCATTGATGAGTTGGGTGAGGTCGTCAATGCCCTTCAGGATTTTCTCAATGTATTCGAGCTGGCGCTCGCTCACAGCCTCATCGCGCAGCATGGAGGCGTAGCCGCGCACGAAGGTGAGCGGGCTTTTCATATCGTGGGCGATGGTGTGGACGAAATCGGTTTGCAGTTCGTCCAGGCGCTTCCAGTCGGTGATGTCGCGCATGACCAGCACCCATCCCTGCGGGGTCGTTTTCCCGCTCAGGCGGATGGGGGAGGCGCTGACGTACAGCCGGCGGCCGTCCCGCTCCAGCTCGATGGTGGTGGGACCGCGCCCGCGCGCGATGTCAGAGAGCATGCGGAAGAGGGAATCGTCGCTGATCAGCTCCGGCAGAGGGGTACCGACGCGCTCTTGGAAGTTGAATTCGAGCAGTTCTTCGGCGGCCGGGTTTGCCAACTGCAGACGCCCCTCGGCGTCGAGCACCAGAATGGTGTCGGGAGTGCTGTTCAGGATGGCGGCCAGGCGACTGCGTTCGCTTTCCACCGCGTGATAAATGCGGTTGTTCTCGATCATGATGCCGCCCAGGCTGGCCAGGGCCGACAGGAAATGCACGTCCGAGGTGGAGAAGGGGCGCGGCGCCGGCCACAGCGCCCACAGCGCACCCAGGTTGCGGCCCTCGCGGAGCATGGGGAGCATGACGAATGCGGCGACGCTGGCGCGCTCCATCAGGGCGAGGGGCACATCGCCGCGTTCCTCGCGCACATCGCTGACGATGATTTGTCGTGCTCTGCGCCAGGATTGGCCGGCCATCTGCTCCAGGTACAGCTCCAAATCGGCCGGCAGGTTGCCCTCTCCTTCCATAAACCGCTTCCAGATGACGCCGCCGGTGCCGATCAGGTACATGCCGGCGGTGTGTGCTTCCATGCCTCGGGTGACGGCGCGAAGCAGGATGCCCACGGTGTGCTCCAGGTTAGCCCGGGCGGAGACGTTCTGGCTGACTTCGACCAACCGCGCCAGCTCCTCGACGCCGGCGCCCAGCCCAATGGTCATGCGCTTGATGGCCCGCACCAGTTCGCCGATCTCATCCCCACGCTGGTCGGCGTCGGGCAGGGGCGTGTTCAGTTCGCCGGCGGCGATGCGTGCGGCGGCCCGGGCGATCTGTCCCAGCGGATGCAGTTGGCTCTGCACTTCCCAGACCATGCCGGCGGCCAGGATGGCGAAAAGCCCGGTGAGCAGGAACAGCAGGGGGCGTGCCAGCTGGCCGGCGGACTGCATGATCGTGCCCTGATCGGTCTCCATCACAAGGTGCCAGCCGAGGCGATCAATGCGCCGCCAGTACGTGAGCTGGGGCTGGCCGGCCGCGCCGTTTTCGGCATATGCTTGGCCGGCTCGCACCGGGAAGCGGCGCAGAGGTTCAGAATTGGCCACCCAGGTGGAAGTGCCAGGAGGGGCGCCGAGGGCGAAGAGGACACTGCCGCGGTCGTCAATGAGATACATGCGGTCGGCGGTGTCGCTTCCCTGGCGCAAGGAGAGCGCCGCCTCCACGGCCGGCTGTCGGAGTGGGAGCATCCGTCCGATGAGCATCCCACGCACCTGGCGATCGCGCCGGTCGAGCAGGGGGGCGGCCAGAGCAACCGCCGGCTGGCCGTCCGCCCAGCGGTAAGTGCGGCTTAACACGGTATGTCCCTGCGCGATAGCGTCCGCGATAGCGGCGGCCTCTGCCTCATTCAATGGCGGTGTGCCGGCGCTTTCGCCCAGGGAACGCACCGCGACGATGTTGGCGGTCTGGTCCAGCAGGATGATGGCCTGGAAAGGCGCATTGGCCAGTTCGACCGCCCCCAGCGCGCCGGCCCACTGGTCAATGGGGATGTCGGCAAAGCGGCCGGCGGCGGTAGCGGAGTCCAGGCCTTCCAGGCCGGCCTGCACGGTGCCCTCCAGCGCGCGGATGATGTCGCCGGCGGAGTTCTCCATGCGGCTCAGGGTTTGTTCGAAGGCGATGCGGGTGCTGGCGGCGTACAGGGCGATGATGGAGATGAGCGCGATGATGGTGATCAGCGGCATCAGCCGGGCGCGCAGACTGCCGGCCAGTGTCCGCTGGGGTGTGCTTTCCCCCGCCGAGCGGATGTTCTGGCGCAGTGTGGGGGAAAGGGCGAGCAGAAGCTGTGCCAGGCCGCCGAGCAGGAGCGCGCCGGCAAGCGCCGGGATGATCTGGCCGGCCGGCGGGACCGCCGGCGCCAGCAGGCCGGCCCACAGAGCAGGATTTACCAGGTAGGCGTACAGCGGCAGTGGCCAGAGGAGCAGGCTAATCAGCGGTGCAGTGAGGAGCGGCTGGCGGAGCAGGGTGAACAGCGGCCCGCGGCGGGACTGCCGCAGGCACCAGGCCAGCACGAAGCCGGCCAGGGCGCCGAGCAGTGGGTGCAGGCTGGGCGCGCCGGCAGAGAGGGCATAGACGAGGCCGCTGATGCCGCCGGCCAGCGCGGCCGGCGCACGTCCCAGCCAAAGCGCGGCCATCAATAACGGCATGGATGCCAGCAAGGGGGCGGGGGCAGACGCGGCCGGCGCGGAAGCGTCGGAGAAGCGCAGGAGCAAGGGGGCAGGGATGGCGGTGGCCAGCGTCAAAAGGAAGAGCGGAAGACGCCGGCGGATAATGGACATTTCCTCCCGGTACAGCCAGAAAATGAAAATGACGAACAGCGGGGCGAGGGCGAGGAATATTAGGGCGAGGGGATTGTCCAGTATCATTGCCGGCGAGCCGGTCAGGCCGCCAATCCATTCCAGCCGCATGAGCTTGTTTTCCCTGTCCTGGCAGGTCGCATGTCGAAACCCTGTTGCCCGAGACCCTCGGCCAACCTACATATGGTGATGCACATGATATCACAACACTACATACATTTTACAACACCCACCGGCGTTTGTCAACTGAAAGATTAAAATTGAAATTTTAAAAGAACGGGGCGGGGTGGGTGCCGGCCGGCGTGCGAGACGAGCGCCGCACAATTTTCGGCGGTCTGCCCCTCCCGCGCCGGTAGGGGTTTGCGCACAGCCATACGCTCTGTTAAGCCTGGCAGAAGGAGCCTGGCCCCCTTCGAGGGCTGGATGGAGTTCCCGCTGGTCCTCGCGCGTTCGGCGCTTTGACAAAAACTATTCACTGTGTTATACATTTTATATCAACGGCGGGAGGGATGTTATGTCGGTTCGGTACGCCATCCTTGGCCTGCTGGCCCAACAGCCGGAACATGGGTATGCACTGCATGCTCGTCTGCAGGCGCTGGTAGGCGGCGCGGAGAACTGGGATCTCAAGCCGGCCCAGGTCTACAACACTCTGGCGCGCCTGGCCGGGGCCGGCCTGGTGTGTGAGGAAGCCGTAGAGAAAGGCGGCGGGCCGGAGAAGCACGTGTTCGCCATCACTCCTGCCGGCCGGGCCGAACTCCTCGCCTGGCTCCAAAGCGAGGAGGTCCAGCCCACCCTCCACGACGATATTTTCCTGAAGTGCATGCTGGCCCTCTCCATTGACGAGGGCCTGGCCAGACGCATCCTCCAGTCCCAGCGGGCCGCGCTCTATCGCGAACTCCACCGGGTCACCGCTCAGCGGGCAGAAGCCGACCCCACTCGAGAACTGGGGGTGATCCTCCTGCACGATAAGGCGATCATGCATCTGGAAGCCGACCTGCGCTGGCTCGATATGCTGGAAGCCCGGCTGGATGAGGTGCGCCGACAGCCATTGCCAGAACCGCCTATGCGCCGGCGCGGCCGGCCGCCCAAATCCTTCCCTTCTATCCCAGATAGTATACCCAAGGAGCGTGCGCCATGAAGATCGTCCAAACCGAAAATCTCACCCGTATTTACGGCAGTGGGGAAACCGCTGTCACCGCGCTCGACCACGTCAACCTCAGCGTCAATGAAGGGGAATTCCTGGCCGTGATGGGACCCAGCGGATGCGGCAAATCCACGCTGTTGCACCTGATCGGCGGGCTGGATCGCCCGACGGAGGGAAGGGTAGTGCTGGCCGGCCAGGACCTCACACAATTGGATGATGACTCTTTGACGCTCCTGCGCCGGCGCAAGATCGGCTTCGTCTTCCAGTTCTTCAACCTCATCCCCGTGCTGACGGCACTGGAAAACGTGGCACTGCCGCTGTTGCTGGACGGTGTGCCGGCCAAGGAGGCACGCCAGCGCGCGGTGGAATGGCTGGAGCGCATGGGCCTGGGCGAGCGCCTGCTCCACCGTCCCGATCAGTTGTCGGCCGGCCAACAGCAGAGAGTGGCTATCGCGCGCGCCATGGTGACGGAGCCGGCGCTTATCCTGGCAGACGAGCCGACCGGCAACCTGGACACGCGCGCCGGCGATGACATCGCGAACTTACTGCGCCAGACGGTCAATCAGTGGGGGCGCACGGTGCTGATGGTCACCCATGACCCGCGCATAGCCGCCTACGCGGACCGCATCGTCTTCCTGAAGGACGGCCGGATTGTCGACGAAACCCTCCTGACGGGGAACGGCGACCAGCAGGAGGCACAGGCCCTCCATGAGCGCATGGAAACCCTGCGCTGAAAGGAGTCGAATATGACCCTGTATCTCATGCTGGCATGGCGGTATCTTTCGGGCAGGAGAATGCGCACCATTCTCACCACGCTGGCCATTGCCATCGGGGTGATGATCCTCTCGGGGCTGAGCAGTCTCCTGCCGACCATGATGCAGGCGTTCCGGCAGAATATGCTTTCTGCCGCCGGCGAAGTGGATATCACCATTGGACATGTGAGCGGCAGTCCATTCAGCCCGTCCGTGCTGGATGTAGTGCGGTCCACCGAGGGTGTGGCGCGGGCAGGGGGGCTTCTGCGCCAGGCTGTCCTTCTGCCAACAACCGAGACCGCCGGCCCACGAGTGAACTCCGTCACCGTCGTGGGGTTGGAGCTGGAGCCAGCCCATCAGACTCGCTCCTATCCGTTGGCAGAGGGGCGCTGGCTGGAGCCGGGCGATGCAGATGTCGTGGTGATCCCGGCCTCTTTGGCAGAACAGCTTGGATTGAGAGTCGGTGATGAGTTCATCCTGCCGGCGGCCGAAGGTCAGCTTCATCTGCGGATTGTGGGCACGGTGCACACGGTCGCCCTGCCGGGCGCGGAAGAGGTATACATGCCGCTGGAGACCGCCCAGCGCGTGCTGAATCTCAAAGGGTACATCAACGGCATTGAGGTGCTGGTGGAGGCCGGCCAGGAGCGGGAGGCCGTGAAAGAGCGGCTGTTGGAACGGCTGGGGGCCGGCTACAGCACGGTCCTGCCGGAGTTCGGCCAGGAATTTATGACCAGCATGGAAATCGGCGAGAAATTCTTCCAGGTCATCGGCATCCTGGCGCTGATTATGGGCGGGTTCATTATCTTCAACACCTTCCGCACAGTAGTGGCTGAGCGGCGCCATGACATCGGCTTACTGCGCGCCATCGGGGCGACGCGGCGCTCTGTCCTGCGCCTGATACTGACCGAGAGCCTGGTGCAGGGGGTGCTGGGGACTGCGGCCGGCCTGGCCGCCGGCTATCTCCTCGCGGAGGTGACCCTGGCCCTCCTGCGGCCGGTGGCGCGCGATTTCCTGCGCATGGAGTTGGGTGAGCCGATCTTCAGTCTGACGAACCTGCTCATAGCTATATGTATGGGCGTTGGGGTGACCCTCATTGGTGGGCTGTGGCCGGCGCTGTCCGCCGCGCGCGTGACGCCGCTGGATGCCCTGCGGCCCATGCTCATCCGCCCGGAGAAGAGGGTTGCCCGCGCCCGCACCATTATCGGTGCCGGCCTGCTGGCGGTGGCTGTCGTCGGCCTGGTGTCCCGCAATCTCGCCTTATCTGCACTGGGCCTGATCGCCTTCCTGGCCGGCATGGTGCTGGTCACGCCGGCGCTGGTCAACCCCTTCGCCATGCTTCTCAGCACGGCGCTGGCATTCCTGCTCCAACGGGAGGGCCATCTCGCCAGGAGCAACCTGGCTCGACAGCCCGGGCGGGCGGCTATCACGGCCTCTACGGTGATGATCAGCATCGCCATTGTGGTGGCGACGGCCAGCCTGACCACCAGCGTGTACCTGGGTCTCGACCAATATATCCGGGCCTCGCTTGGCTCTGACTTCCTGGTGATGCCGTCCGCCATGGTGTTGAGCGCCGGCAACCTCGGCGCGGCCCCGGAGCTGGCCCAGTCTATCAAGGAAACGCCGGGCGTTGCAGAAGTGAGCACCCTCCGCCTGGGCAAAACGGTCGTGGATGGAGCGGTTCTGCAGTTAGTAGCGATTGACCCAGAGACATATCCGAAGCTCTCCGGCCTCATCTTCAGCGCCGGCGACCCGACGACCGCGTTCGAGGCGCTTGGCCAGGGCCGCGCCATCATCGTGAACGGGGTATATGCCCTGCAGGCCGGCGTGAAGGTCGGGCAGACCCTTACCCTGCAGACGCCGGAAGGCCCGCAGGACTACCAGGTGGTGGGTATCGGCGTGGACTTCCTGAACGCCAAGCTGGCCACTGGCTACATCTCCCACCAGAACCTGGAGCGGGACTTCCATATCACCAGCGATGTGCTCATCATGGCGAACGTCCAGCCGGGCGCGGACCGCGCAGCGGTGCGCGAGGCATTGAAACAGCGGCTGGAGGATTTCCCCAACTTCGCCCTGTTTGACTCGGAGGATTACCGCGCCAGCACGATGCAGGCTTCCCAAGCCAGTTTCGCCATGCTGTTCATCATTGCGCTGGCGCTGGTGGCTCCGAGCCTGCTGGGGATGATGAACACCCTAGCCATCAACATCATCGAGCGGACGCGGGAGATCGGCCTACTGCGGGCGATCGGGAGCACCCGCCGGCAGATCCGCCGCATCATTCGCTCGGAGAGCCTGCTCCTCTCCGCGCTAGGCACAGCCTTTGGCCTGATCGCCGGCGTCTGGCTGGGTTATGTGCTGAACGACGCCCTGAACGCCGGCGGCTTCCCGATGCCATTCAGCTTCCCGCTGGCCGGCATCCTGCTGGCGATCGCCGCCGGCATCCTGCTGGGGGTTGCGGCCGCCTCTCTGCCGGCGCGCCAGGCCGCCCGTATGGATATCGTATCCGCCCTGCGGTACGAATAATTATTGTGGGGCGAGGCATGCCTCGCCCCCACGACTTTCCCCAGGTGGCAAAAAGCGCACAGGTCAGACCATCCGTCATGCGCATGGCGCATAAATTGACATACTGCAAGATTCTGGTATATTATGGGTGTATACATGATTCGCCGGCCGTGAGGGCCGCATCGTGCGAGGGCAGGAAGCATATGCGAGAGAGAAAACGCGAACAGAAACCACTGCCGTTACTGCCGCCCCGGCGCGTCACCGTGGTGGACTCGATCATTGAACAGCTCGTCTCATTGATCCAGCGGGGTGAACTGAAACCGGGTGACAAACTGCCCTCGGAGCGCCGGCTGATGGAGATGCTGGGCGTCAGCCGTTCCTCGGTACGCGAGGCCCTGCAGTCCCTGGCGGCCATGGGACTGGTCGAGGGGCGCGCCGGCGAGGGCACTTTCATCAAACAGCCCAAGCC from the Anaerolineae bacterium genome contains:
- a CDS encoding ABC transporter ATP-binding protein; this translates as MKIVQTENLTRIYGSGETAVTALDHVNLSVNEGEFLAVMGPSGCGKSTLLHLIGGLDRPTEGRVVLAGQDLTQLDDDSLTLLRRRKIGFVFQFFNLIPVLTALENVALPLLLDGVPAKEARQRAVEWLERMGLGERLLHRPDQLSAGQQQRVAIARAMVTEPALILADEPTGNLDTRAGDDIANLLRQTVNQWGRTVLMVTHDPRIAAYADRIVFLKDGRIVDETLLTGNGDQQEAQALHERMETLR
- the ychF gene encoding redox-regulated ATPase YchF, whose amino-acid sequence is MSLQIGIVGLPNVGKSTLFNALTRAQAAVASYPFTTIDPNVGVAEVPDERLHRVAGVVRPKRVVPAAIEFVDIAGLVKGASRGEGLGNQFLGHIRNVDAIALVLRCFEDPDIPHQFGEIDPLLDMETVNSELILADIQSVDRRIERVRSAAKADPKAYAPQLAFLQALREHLNAGQRADRFPCGEQESLWLQELFLLSAKPQLWVANVGEDALPDGGPLAERVRQRAAQENIPVVVICAELEAELAQMEPAEAEEFRQALGLERSGLHQLALAGYRLLNLITFFTATGTEEVRAWPLRAGLTVWDAAGKIHTDMQRGFIRADVIPWDKLVEAGSWQEARAAGWVRMEGRDYIVQDGDVIHIRFAV
- the rpsF gene encoding 30S ribosomal protein S6 — encoded protein: MRPYELVFIVAPQQDDEKVQAQIDTVTKRIAGYGGEVTKLSVWGKRKLAYPIKKFREGHYVVVQMQMPAEAVKQLDRDLLISENVIRHLIVRLDEE
- a CDS encoding ABC transporter permease encodes the protein MTLYLMLAWRYLSGRRMRTILTTLAIAIGVMILSGLSSLLPTMMQAFRQNMLSAAGEVDITIGHVSGSPFSPSVLDVVRSTEGVARAGGLLRQAVLLPTTETAGPRVNSVTVVGLELEPAHQTRSYPLAEGRWLEPGDADVVVIPASLAEQLGLRVGDEFILPAAEGQLHLRIVGTVHTVALPGAEEVYMPLETAQRVLNLKGYINGIEVLVEAGQEREAVKERLLERLGAGYSTVLPEFGQEFMTSMEIGEKFFQVIGILALIMGGFIIFNTFRTVVAERRHDIGLLRAIGATRRSVLRLILTESLVQGVLGTAAGLAAGYLLAEVTLALLRPVARDFLRMELGEPIFSLTNLLIAICMGVGVTLIGGLWPALSAARVTPLDALRPMLIRPEKRVARARTIIGAGLLAVAVVGLVSRNLALSALGLIAFLAGMVLVTPALVNPFAMLLSTALAFLLQREGHLARSNLARQPGRAAITASTVMISIAIVVATASLTTSVYLGLDQYIRASLGSDFLVMPSAMVLSAGNLGAAPELAQSIKETPGVAEVSTLRLGKTVVDGAVLQLVAIDPETYPKLSGLIFSAGDPTTAFEALGQGRAIIVNGVYALQAGVKVGQTLTLQTPEGPQDYQVVGIGVDFLNAKLATGYISHQNLERDFHITSDVLIMANVQPGADRAAVREALKQRLEDFPNFALFDSEDYRASTMQASQASFAMLFIIALALVAPSLLGMMNTLAINIIERTREIGLLRAIGSTRRQIRRIIRSESLLLSALGTAFGLIAGVWLGYVLNDALNAGGFPMPFSFPLAGILLAIAAGILLGVAAASLPARQAARMDIVSALRYE
- a CDS encoding helix-turn-helix transcriptional regulator — protein: MSVRYAILGLLAQQPEHGYALHARLQALVGGAENWDLKPAQVYNTLARLAGAGLVCEEAVEKGGGPEKHVFAITPAGRAELLAWLQSEEVQPTLHDDIFLKCMLALSIDEGLARRILQSQRAALYRELHRVTAQRAEADPTRELGVILLHDKAIMHLEADLRWLDMLEARLDEVRRQPLPEPPMRRRGRPPKSFPSIPDSIPKERAP
- a CDS encoding PAS domain S-box protein, which translates into the protein MRLEWIGGLTGSPAMILDNPLALIFLALAPLFVIFIFWLYREEMSIIRRRLPLFLLTLATAIPAPLLLRFSDASAPAASAPAPLLASMPLLMAALWLGRAPAALAGGISGLVYALSAGAPSLHPLLGALAGFVLAWCLRQSRRGPLFTLLRQPLLTAPLISLLLWPLPLYAYLVNPALWAGLLAPAVPPAGQIIPALAGALLLGGLAQLLLALSPTLRQNIRSAGESTPQRTLAGSLRARLMPLITIIALISIIALYAASTRIAFEQTLSRMENSAGDIIRALEGTVQAGLEGLDSATAAGRFADIPIDQWAGALGAVELANAPFQAIILLDQTANIVAVRSLGESAGTPPLNEAEAAAIADAIAQGHTVLSRTYRWADGQPAVALAAPLLDRRDRQVRGMLIGRMLPLRQPAVEAALSLRQGSDTADRMYLIDDRGSVLFALGAPPGTSTWVANSEPLRRFPVRAGQAYAENGAAGQPQLTYWRRIDRLGWHLVMETDQGTIMQSAGQLARPLLFLLTGLFAILAAGMVWEVQSQLHPLGQIARAAARIAAGELNTPLPDADQRGDEIGELVRAIKRMTIGLGAGVEELARLVEVSQNVSARANLEHTVGILLRAVTRGMEAHTAGMYLIGTGGVIWKRFMEGEGNLPADLELYLEQMAGQSWRRARQIIVSDVREERGDVPLALMERASVAAFVMLPMLREGRNLGALWALWPAPRPFSTSDVHFLSALASLGGIMIENNRIYHAVESERSRLAAILNSTPDTILVLDAEGRLQLANPAAEELLEFNFQERVGTPLPELISDDSLFRMLSDIARGRGPTTIELERDGRRLYVSASPIRLSGKTTPQGWVLVMRDITDWKRLDELQTDFVHTIAHDMKSPLTFVRGYASMLRDEAVSERQLEYIEKILKGIDDLTQLINELTELAEVSNKIGMTMTPVQLVTLVSEVAENMRTYAEGKGLSFLVELPADAPMVIGDPDRLKRAVRNLIDNAIKYTMAPGWVKVSVQEMASAVVIKVADSGIGISQADRRRIFEKFYRVRRRETLHIHGTGLGLALVKEVAEQHGGQVWVESEVGVGSIFYLAIPKDRRLADVLEETTFLHPAGTPSPAREPAPPASHPPAPPRPISRPSR